The genomic DNA AGGCAAGCGCCCCGCCAGCCGCTACATTGGCCGACTTGCGCCTGCCTTTCAGGCCCTTATGTCACCCCTTATTGAACACACGGAACCTGCAAAACCCCATCATGGACCCTTCCCCTGGTATCACCCTCGCTACACTCTTCGCCGACTTCGGCATGATTCTTTTTGCACTGATCCTGGTATTGCTCAACGGTTTCTTCGTTGCGGCCGAATTCGCCATGGTCAAACTGCGCGCCACCCGGGTTGAGGCCATCGCCCACAAGAACGGCTGGCGCGGGCAGATCCTGCGCACCGTACACAGCCAGCTCGACGCCTACCTGTCGGCCTGCCAGCTGGGTATCACCCTCGCCTCCCTCGGCCTGGGCTGGGTCGGTGAACCGGCGTTTGCACACATTCTTGAGCCGCTGCTCGGCGCCGTAGGCGTGCAATCGCCGGAAGTGATCAAGGGCGTGTCGTTTTTCGCCGCTTTCTTCGTGATTTCCTACCTGCACATTGTGGTCGGCGAACTGGCACCCAAGTCCTGGGCGATTCGCAAGCCCGAGCTGCTTTCGCTGTGGACCGCCGTGCCGCTGTACCTGTTCTACTGGGCCATGTACCCGGCGATTTACCTGCTCAACGCCAGCGCCAACACCATCCTGCGCATCGCCGGGCAAGGCGAGCCCGGCCCGCACCACGAACATCATTACAGCCGCGAAGAACTCAAGCTGATCCTGCACTCCAGCCGTGGCCAGGACCCGAGCGATCAAGGCATGCGCGTATTGGCTTCCGCCGTGGAAATGGGCGAGCTGGAAGTGGTGGACTGGGCCAATTCCCGGGAAGACCTGGTCACCCTGGACTTCAACGCGCCGCTCAAGGAAATCCTCGCGCTGTTCCGTCGCCACAAATTCAGCCGCTACCCGGTGTATGACGCCGACCGCAATGAATTCGTGGGTCTGCTGCACATCAAGGACCTGCTGCTGGAACTGGCGGCGCTGGACCACATTCCCGAGTCGTTCAACCTGGCCGAGCTGACACGCCCGCTGGAGCGTGTGTCGCGGCACATGCCGTTGTCGCAGCTGCTGGAGCAGTTCCGCAAAGGCGGCGCGCACTTCGCCCTGGTGGAGGAAGCCGACGGCAAGGTCATCGGCTACCTGACCATGGAAGACGTGCTGGAAGTGCTGGTGGGCGACATCCAGGACGAACACCGCAAGGCCGAGCGCGGCATTCTCGCCTACCAGCCGGGCAAGTTGCTGGTACGCGGTGACACGCCGCTGTTCAAGGTCGAGCGCCTGCTGGGTGTGGACCTGGACCACATCGAAGCCGAAACCCTGGCCGGCCTGATCTACGACACCCTCAAGCGGGTGCCGGAAGAGGAAGAAGTGCTGGAAGTCGAAGGCCTGCGCATCATCATCAAAAAGATGAAAGGGCCGAAAATCGTGCTGGCCAAGGTGCTGTTGCTGGACTGATCTCAGCCAGTCAATGAAGATCAAACTGTGGGAGCGGGCTTGCCCGCGATTGCAATGTGTCAGCCAACATCCTCGGTGACTGATACACCGCGATCGCGGGCAAGCCCGCTCCCACATGGGTCACTGCCATCCTGAAAGTTACGCCCCCGGCACGAAGTGCTTCTGCGCCGTGCCGCGTGCGATCAGGCGGGAGATGTAGTCGAGTTTCTGCGCGTCCTGGTCAATAAACCGGAAGGTCAGTTGCAGCCAGTCGCTGTCGGGCTTGGGCTCATAGGCGACGATGGCGTGCAGGTAGCCATTGAGGCGCGCCACTTCGGCGTTGTCGCCTTGCTCCAAGTCAAGCACGGCGCTTTCCAGGACCTGAGGCAGCACTTCACCGCGACGCACCACCAGCAGCGCTTCCTTGATGCTCAGCGCCTTGATCACGCATTGCTGGTTGCCGCTGGACAGGCGCAGTTGGCCCTGGCCACGGCCACTTGCCGGCGAGGCGGCGGCAGGCGCTTGTACCGGCGGGCTGCTGAGCAGGCCTTTGCTGGGGGCCGCTACCGGCGCCGGGCGGGTAGCCTCCGGTTTGCCGCCGGTCAGGGCGTTCAGGGAATCGTTGCCGAAGGCCGAGTTCATCTTGGTCGGCGCGCTGGCGATCAAGGCATCGAGGCGGCCGATCTTGTGCAAGGCCTGCTTGACCTTGTTCAGCAACTGCTCGTTGGTGAATGGCTTGCTGACGTAGCCGGAAACGCCGGCCTGGATGGCCTGCACCACGTTTTCCTTGTCGCCACGGCTGGTCACCATGATGAAGGGCATGGCCTTGAGGTGCGATTGCTCGCGGCACCAGGTCAGCAGTTCAAGCCCGGACATTTCGGGCATTTCCCAGTCACACAGCACCAGGTCGAAGGTCTCGCGCATGAGGATGGATTGCGCCTTTTTGCCGTTCACCGCGTCTTCAATCTTGATCCCCGGGAAGTAATTGCGCAGGCACTTCTTCACCAGGTCGCGGATAAACGAGGCGTCATCCACCACCAATACACTGACTTTACTCATCGACCCTTCATCCTATAAAAACTTCGGCACGCAAACGCCTGACTGATGGCAGTTTGCCAAAACTCGCGGATCACAGAAGGACTTTATATCGCCTGCTGTGCAAAAAAATTCGGAAGCCACAAACGAAAACGCCCGGCCAAAGGCCGGGCGTTAAGTTCTCGGGCAACCTTACTTATCGTCAGTTTCGCCCGGAACATTAGGGATTTGGTCGGCGGTGCCTTCAACTTCGGCCTTCATGCGCTTGAGGCCCATGTGCCGCACATCGGTGCCGCGCACCAGGTAGATGACCAGCTCGGAGATATTGCGCGCGTGGTCGCCAATACGCTCCAGCGAACGCAGCACCCAGATGATGTTCAAGACCCGCGAGATAGAGCGCGGGTCTTCCATCATGTAGGTGGCCAACTCGCGCAGCGCAGTTTTGTATTCGCGGTCGATGGTCTTGTCGTACTGGGCCACGGAGAGCGCCAGTTCCGCGTCGAAGCGGGCAAAGGCGTCCAGCGCGTCGCGCACCATGTTGCGCACCTGGTCGCCGATGTGGCGCACTTCCACGTAACCGCGCGGCGCTTCGCCTTCTTCGCACAGCTGGATGGCGCGGCGGGCGATCTTGGTGGCTTCGTCGCCGATGCGCTCCAGGTCGATCACCGACTTGGAGATGCTGATGATCAAACGCAGGTCGGACGCCGCCGGCTGGCGACGGGCCAGAATGCGCAGGCATTCTTCGTCGATGTTGCGTTCCATCTGATTGATCTGGTCATCGATCTCGCGCACTTGCTGGGCCAGGCCCGAGTCGGCCTCGATCAGCGCGGTGACGGCGTCGTTGACTTGCTTCTCCACCAGCCCGCCCATCGCCAGGAGGTGGCTGCGCACTTCCTCAAGCTCGGCGTTGAACTGCGCGGAGATATGATGGGTAAGGCCTTCTTTGCTGATCATGTGGGTGTCCTTGGAGCGTCCGGTAAGGTGCGCAACGCGCAGCATTCAGTGCAATCAGAACCACCGAGGACTAGCCGTAACGACCGGTAATGTAGTCTTCGGTCTGTTTTTTGGCCGGGTTGGTGAACAGGGTGTCGGTGTCCCCGAACTCAACCAGTTTGCCCATGTACATGAACGCGGTGTAGTCGGAAACCCGCGCCGCCTGTTGCATGTTGTGGGTCACGATAACGATGGTGAACTTGGATTTGAGCTCGTAGATCAGCTCTTCGACCTTCAGCGTCGAGATCGGGTCGAGTGCCGAGCACGGTTCGTCGAGCAGCAACACTTCCGGCTCCACGGCGATGGTCCGCGCGATCACCAGACGCTGCTGCTGGCCGCCGGACAGGCCGAGCGCCGAATCGTGCAGGCGGTCCTTGACCTCGTCCCACAGCGCTGCGCCTTTCAACGCCCACTCAACGGCTTCGTCGAGGATGCGCTTTTTGTTGATGCCCTGGATGCGCAGGCCGTAGACCACGTTTTCGTAGATGGTCTTGGGGAACGGGTTTGGCTTCTGGAACACCATGCCCACACGGCGACGCAGCTCGGCCACGTCTTCGCCCTTGCGGTAGATGTTGCTGCCGTAGAGGTTGATCGCGCCTTCGACGCGGCAGCCGTCCACCAGGTCGTTCATGCGGTTGAAGGTACGCAGCAGCGTGGACTTGCCGCAGCCGGACGGGCCGATAAAGGCGGTCACGCGCTGCTTGGGAATGTTCATGCTGACGTCGAACAGCGCCTGCTTTTCACCGTAGTACAGGCTCAGGCCCGGCACTTCGATGGCCACGGTTTCCTGGGCCAGGCTCAGGCTCTGCTTGTCGCGACCCAGGGCCGACATGTTGATGCCGTGGGAATGGGTTTCGTGTTGCATGGGATGCTCCCTGTGCTACCAATTCGTTTCGTTGAACCGCCGGGGCGGTCTACTCAAAAATCTGTGCCTTGTGCCGGCCCTTGTGGGAGCTGGCTTCTGTGGGAGCCGGGCTTGCCCGCGATACAGGCGCCTCGGTTTTTCAGTCGCACCGAGGTGAAGCTATCGCAGGCAAGCCAGCTCCCACAGAAGCCAGCTCCCACAGGGAATCGCATTAACTGTCCAACGCTTTGTATTTCTCGCGCAGGTGGTTACGAATCCACACCGCCGACAGGTTGAGCGTGGCAATCACCAGCACCAGCAGCAAGGCGGTGGCGTACACCAGTGGCCGTGCGGCTTCAACGTTCGGGCTCTGGAAGCCGACGTCATAAATATGGAAGCCCAGGTGCATGATCTTCTGGTCCAGGTGCAGGTACGGGTAGTTACCATCCAGCGGCAGCGACGGCGCCAGTTTCACCACACCCACCAGCATCAGCGGTGCCACTTCGCCGGCGGCGCGGGCCACGGCGAGGATCATGCCGGTCATCATCGCCGGGCTGGCCATCGGCAGCACGATCTTCCACAGCGTTTCCGCCTTGGTCGCGCCGAGTGCCAGGGAACCTTCACGCACGGTGCGAGGAATCCGCGCCAGGCCTTCTTCGGTCGCCACGATCACCACCGGCACCGCCAGCAGCGCCAGGGTCAACGAGGCCCACAGCAGGCCCGGCGTACCGAAGGTCGGAGCCGGCAGGGCTTCGGCGAAGAACAGACGGTCAACCGAGCCACCCAATACATACACGAAGAAGCCCAGGCCAAACACGCCATAAACGATGGCCGGCACGCCCGCCAGGTTGTTCACGGCAATACGGATCACACGGGTCAGGGTGTTCTGCTTGGCGTATTCACGCAGGTACACCGCCGCCAGCACGCCGAACGGGGTCACGATCATCGCCATGATCAGGGTCATCATCACGGTGCCGAAGATGGCCGGGAAAATCCCGCCTTCGGTGTTGGCTTCCCGCGGGTCATCGCTGAGGAATTCCCAGACCTTGCTGAAGTAGAAACCGATCTTGGTCATCGTGCCCATGGCGTTCGGCTGGTAAGCGTGCACCACTTTGCCGATGCCGATTTCCACTTCCTTGCCGTTGCCGTCGCGGGCTGTCAGCGCATCGCGGTTGAACTGGGTGTGCAGGTCCGCCAGGCGCGCTTCGATGTCCTGGTAGCGGGCATTCAGCTCGGCGCGGTCGGCATCCATGTCAGCCTGGGCGGCGGCATCAAGCTTGCCTTCGAGCTCCAGCTTGCGGCCGTGCAAACGAATGCGCTCCAACCCGGCGTTGATCGCACCGATGTCGGTTTTTTCCAGGCTCTTGAGCTGGGCCGCCAGTTTGTTCACGCGGTCGACACGCGCCTGCAGCTCCGGCCACGCGGCTTCGCCTTCGGCGATGACCTTGCCATCCTGCTTGACGTTGACCAGGGTGCCGTAGAAATTGCCCCACTCACGACGCTCGATCGCCATCAGCTCGACCGGTTTGGTCTGGTCCTTCAACCATTCGCCGACGATCCAGGTGAAGTCGTTGCCATTCAAGTCACGGTTGCCGACCTTGATCAGCTCGCGGGTCATGAATTCCGGGCCTTGGTCCGGTACGGGCAGGCCAGCGCTTTTCAGGCGCTCGCGCGGCACTTCTTCCTTCTGCACCACTTCGCCGATGACGATATGGTTTTCCTGGCCAGGCACGCTGTAGTTGGCCTGGATCAGGTCGGCCGGCCAGAAGTGGCCCAGGCCACGCACGGCAATCACCGCCAGCAAACCAATGGTCATGATGACCGCGATGGACACCGCGCCACCACTGATCCAGACGCCGGGGGCGCCGCTCTTGAACCATCCATTCAGGGAGTTCTGTTTCACAGACTTCTACCTTTCTTAAAGCGACGAGTATTTCTTGCGCAGACGCTGACGGATCAGCTCGGCGAGGGTGTTCATGATGAAGGTGAACAACAGCAGCACCAGCGCCGAGAGGAACAGCACGCGGTAGTGACTGCCGCCCACTTCCGACTCCGGCATCTCGACCGCCACGTTGGCCGCCAGGGTGCGCAGGCCTTCGAACAGGTTCATCTCCATCACCGGGGTGTTACCGGTGGCCATCAGCACGATCATGGTCTCGCCGACGGCGCGGCCCATGCCGATCATCAGCGCCGAGAAAATGCCCGGGCTGGCGGTCAGGATCACCACACGCGTCATGGTCTGCCATGGGGTGGCGCCCAGGGCCAGCGAGCCCAGGGTCAGGCCGCGTGGCACGCTGAACACGGCGTCTTCAGCGATGGAGTAGATGTTCGGGATCACCGCAAAACCCATGGCCAGGCCGACCACCAGTGCGTTGCGCTGGTCGTAGGTGATGCCCAGGTCGTGGGAGATCCACATGCGCATGTCGCCGCCGAAGAACCAGGTTTCCAGGTACGGGCTCATGTACAGCGAGAGCCAGCCCACAAACAGGATCACCGGGATCAGGATCGCGCTTTCCCAGCCATCGGGAACCCGCAGGCGCAGGGACTCAGGCAAGCGGCTGAAGATGAAACCGGCCACCAGGATGCCAATCGGCAACAACATCAACAGGCTGAAAATCCCCGGCAGATGCCCTTCCACATACGGCGCGAGGAACAGGCCGGCGAAGAAGCCGAGGATCACCGTCGGCATTGCTTCCATCAATTCGATCACCGGCTTGACCTTGCGGCGCAGGCTTGGGGCCATGAAGTAAGCGGTGTAGATCGCAGCGGCAACCGCCAGCGGTGCAGCCAGCAGCATGGCGTAGAACGCGGCCTTCAAGGTGCCGAAGGTCAGCGGGGCCAGGCTCATTTTGGGTTCGAAGTCGGTGTTGGCCGCAGTCGACTGCCAGACGTATTTAGGCTCGTCGTAGTTTTCGTACCAGACCTTGCTCCACAACGCGCTCCACGACACTTCCGGGTGCGGGTTGTCCAGCTCCAGCGGTTGCAGCTTGCCGCCGGCTTCCACGATCACGCGGTTGGCCCGTGGCGACATGCCGAAAATGCCCTGGCCATCGACCACCGGGTCAACCAGCAAAGTACGGTGCGCGGTGCTGTGGAACACGCCGAACTTGCCGGAGGCGTCGAGGGCGGTGAAGCCTTTGCGACGTTCTTCAGCGGTGATCTCAACGATTGGCGTGGTGCCCATCTGAAAGGTGCGGATTTGCTTCAGACGCTGCTCGCCATCCGGGTCGCGAGCCATGAACCACTGGGCCAAACCACCTTTGGAGTTACCGACGATCAGCGAGATACCGCCCACCAGTTGGGTGCTGGCGGTGATTTCGGAAGCGCCGTCTTCAAGCAGTTTGTAGCGACCGTTGAGGCTCTTGTCACGCAGGCTGAACACGTCCGCAAGAGCGCGGCCGTTGATCACGTAGAGCCACTGTTGGCGCGGGTCGATGAAGATCGCCTTCACCGGCTCGGTCATTTGCGGCAGCTCGATACGCTTCTGCTCGCTGGTGACTTCGCCGGTCATCATGTTTTCTTCGCGGCTCAGGCTCAGCACGTTCAAGTGCGAACCGGCAGAACCCGCTACCACCAGCGAGGAGTCGGTGGCGTTGAGGGCGACGTGTTCCAGCGGGCGACCGGCGTCATCCAGCACGATCGGGGTTTCGCCGTAAGGGTATTCCACGGCAGGGGTAATGGTTTTCTTGCCGTCCGGGTACGACACCTTATAGGTGTGGCGGAACACCAGGGACTGGCCATTCGACAACCCAAGAATCACCAGCGGGCTGCCCGGCTGGTCTTCACCAATGGAAGCAACGCTTGCACCGGCCGGAAGCGGCAGGTCGACACGCTTGAGCTCGGCGCCGGTATCCACATTAAAGAACAGTGCCTGGCCCTTGTCGGAAACCCGCATGGCGACCTGGTTCTGTTCTTCGAGGGAGATCATCAACGGCTTGCCGGCGTCCTGGATCCACGCGGGGCTCAGGGCCTCTTGCCTGGTCAGGGATGCACCCTGAAACAGTGGCGCAACAACATAAGCCAGGAAGAAGAAGATCAACGTGATGGCGCCGAGGACGGCGAGGCCGCCGACCAGCACGTACCAACGGGTCAGGCGATCTTTGAGCGCGCGGATTCGGCGCTTGCGTTGCAGCTCAGGCGTATTGAAATCAATGCGCTTGGGAGGAGAAGACGTCGTCATGGTGGAATTGGCCAGATCATTCATGCGCACACCCTAGCGATCCTGTATGACAGAAAGATGACAATGCAGTGACGCAACAAAGCCGCCGCGTAGCAGAGCTGGCAGCGGACTAAAAATTAGGAGGTGTAGACGGCTAGTGTGGGAGCGGGCTTGCCCGCGATGGCATCAATACGGTTTCAGTTCTACACCGTGTCGCCAGCATCGCGGGCAAGCCCGCTCCCACCGAAAAGCATGCATCTACACCAGGTATCGCAGGCTTAGTTGCCTTCTTTCAGACCCAGGTCAGCCAGTGCCTTGGCGGCAACTTTGGCTGGCAGCGGGATGTAGCCGTCCTTGACGACAACTTCCTGGCCCTGTTTGGACAGAACCAGTTTCACGAACTCGGCTTCCAGCGGGGCCAGAGGCTTGTTCGGGGCTTTGTTCACGTACACGTACAGGAAGCGCGACAGTGGGTACTTGCCGTTCAGGGCGTTCTCTTCGCTGTCTTCGATGAAGTCAGTGCTGCCCTTTTTAGCCAGAGCAACGGTCTTCACGCTGGCCGTTTTGTAGCCGATGCCCGAGTAACCGATGCCGTTCAGCGAGGAGCTGATCGACTGCACAACCGAAGCCGAGCCGGGTTGTTCGTTCACGTTGGCTTTGTAGTCGCCTTTGCACAGGGCTTCTTCTTTGAAGTAGCCGTAGGTGCCGGATACCGAGTTACGACCGAACAGCTGAACCGGCTTGTTGGCCAGGTCGCCGGTCACGCCCAGATCACCCCAGGTTTTCACGTCGGCTTTGGCGCCGCACAGACGCGTCGAGGAGAAAATCGCGTCGACTTGTTCCATGGTCAGGTGCTGGATCGGGTTGTCTTTGTGTACGAAGACAGCCAGGGCGTCCACGGCAACCGGGATTGCGGTTGGCTTGTAGCCGTACTTCTGCTCGAAGGCAGCCAGTTCGGTGTCCTTCATCTTGCGGCTCATCGGGCCCAGGTTGGAGGTGCCTTCAGTCAGCGCAGGAGGTGCAGTGGCGGAGCCGGCAGCCTGAATCTGGATGTTGACGTTCGGGTATTCCTTTTTGTAGGACTCAGCCCACAGGGTCATCAGGTTAGCCAGGGTGTCGGAACCAACGCTGGACAGGTTGCCCGATACACCGGTGGTCTTGGCGTAAGCCGGAATAGCCGGGTCAACACCAGCGGCCACCGCGTGGGCGGTCGCAACGCCAGCAGCGACAAACGTCATTGCCGCCATCAAACGCTTCAGTTTCATGCCTTGCTCCTAGCAGATAGGGATAGTTGGATCGGGGCCAAGTATCGGTAGGCCGTGTGAACACTCTATGTCTGGAATGTGACAATTAGATGAAAGGCCAGTATTTGTGAAAAACCTGACAGGAAGGGGGAAAGTCAATAAAACCGGGGCTTGCGAGGGGGTTGAGGCGCTTGAAGCGGTGTTTCAGAAATACTCTGTAATCTATGCCCATTCCTACATCGCTGTGTAGGAACGATCGTTCCCACGCTCCTGCGTGGGAATGCATCCCGTGACGCTCTGCGTCACTCTTACTCATGGACGCGGAGCGTCCCAGGCGGCGTTCCCACGCAGAGCGTGGGAACGATCACTTAGCGTGCGCGTTTCCACAGGTAGGCGCCCACCAGCGTCCCCATCACACACAGCACGGCGACATAATAAGCAGGCCCCATCGGGCTTTCCTTCATCAGCAGCGACACCGCCAACGGCGTCAAACCGCCAAACACCGCGTAGGCAACGTTGTAGGAGAACGACAACCCGCTGAAGCGCACCACCGGCGGGAAGGCTTTGACCATCACGTAAGGCACCACGCCGATCACGCCCACAAACAGGCCGGTGAGGGTGTACAGCGGGAACAGCCAGCTCGGGTGGTCAAGCAGGCTGTGGTAGAGCGTCCACGACGTCGCCAGCAGCAACAGGCAACCGATGACCAGCACGCGGCCGGCGCCAAAACGGTCAGCCAGTGCGCCGGAGGCGATGCAGCCCAGGCTCAGGGTGACGATCGCCAGGCTGTTGGCCTGCAGCGAAACGGTCGGGCTGAAGTGGTAGATGGTCTGCAGGACGGTCGGCGTCATCAGGATGACCACCACCACGCCGGCCGACAGCAGCCAGGTCAGCAGCATCGACAGCACAATGGCGCCGCGATGGTCGCGCAACACGGCGCGCAACGGCAACTCGGCCGCCAGCGCTTTGCGTTGCTGCATCTCGGCGAAGATCGGCGTTTCATGCAGCCAGCGACGCAAGTACACCGACAGTAAACCGAACACCCCGCCCAGCAGGAACGGGATGCGCCAAGCGTAATCGGAAACCTGCTCCGGGCTATAAAGGGTGTTGATGGCGGTGGCCACCAGCGAACCCAGCAGAATGCCGGCGGTGAGGCCGCTGGTCAGGGTGCCGCAGGCGTAACCGATATGGCGCGGCGGTACGTGTTCGGACACAAACACCCACGCGCCCGGCACTTCACCGCCGATCGCCGCGCCCTGGATGATGCGCATCAACAGCAGCAAGACCGGCGCCCACAGGCCGATCTGTGCGTAAGTTGGCAGCAGGCCCATGATCAAGGTCGGCACGGCCATCATGAAGATGCTCAGGGTGAACATTTTCTTGCGGCCCAGCAGGTCGCCGAAGTGCGCCATGATAATGCCGCCCAGCGGGCGCGCCAGGTAGCCGGCGGCGAAGATGCCGAAGGTCTGCATCATGCGCAGCCATTCAGGCATGTCCACGGGAAAGAACAGTTTTCCGACCACGGTGGCGAAAAACACGAAAATGATGAAGTCGTAGAATTCCAGCGCCCCGCCCAAGGCAGACAGCGACAGGGTTTTGTAGTCGTTGCGGGTCAGCGGGCGCGACGGTTGCGCACTGCTTGCGGGCACGGAGGACATGGCAAGGCTTCTCTTATTGTCAGGACGGCGAACGCGAGACCCCGGCAAGCGCCGGGGTCGGTTCGGCACGATAACAAATCGCCCGCAAAAGCACAGCGTTGCTTAACGCCCGCGTTTCCAGAGATACGCGCCAACGGCCATGCCCACCACACACACCAGCGCCACATAGTAAGCCGGGCCCATCGGGCTCTCTTTGAGCAGTAAAGACACGAACACCGGGCTCAGGCCGCCGAGCACGGCGTAGGCCAGGTTGTAGGAAAACGACAAGCCGCTGAAACGCACCGCCGCCGGGAAACCCTTGACCATCACAAAGGGCGCCGCGGCCACGGTGCCGACAAACAAACCGGTGAGGATATACAGCGGGAATAACCATTCAGGATGGCCGGCCAGGCTGGCGTACAGCGCCCAGCACGAAAGCGCCATGCCCGCGCAGCCAAACACCAGCACGCGCCCGGCGCCGATGCGGTCCGACAACCAGCCCGCCGCCACCACGCCCACGCTCAGCGCCAGAATGGCCAGGCTGTTGGCTTGCAGCGAAACTTTCGGCGGGAAGTGATACACGCCCTGCAACAAGGCCGGTGTCATCAGGATGACCACCACCACGCCGGCCGAGAGCAGCCAGGTCAGCAACATCGACAGTACGATCGACTCGCGATGTTCACGCAGCACTGCACGCAATGGCACTTCAGCCGCCAGCGCCTTGCGCTGTTGCAGCTCGGCAAACACCGGCGTTTCGTGCAGCCAGCGGCGCAGGTACACCGACAACAACCCGAACACGCCGCCCAGCAGAAACGGAATGCGCCAGGCGTAATCGGCGATCTGCTCCGGGGTGTAGGCGCTGTTGAGGCCCGTGGCAACCAATGAACCGAGCAAAATCCCCAGGTTCAGGCCTACGGTCAACACGCCCACGGCATAACCGATGCGTTTGGCCGGTACGTGCTCGGCCACAAAAATCCACGCGCCCGGCACTTCACCACCAATCGCCGCGCCCTGGATGATGCGCATCAATAGCAGCAACACCGGCGCCAGCAGGCCGACCTGTGCATAAGTCGGCAGCAAACCGATGGCCAGGGTCGGCAGCGCCATCAGGAAAATGCTCAGGCTGAACATCTTCTTGCGCCCCAGCAGGTCGCCAAAGTGCGCCATCACGATTCCACCCAATGGGCGAATCAGGTAGCCGGCGGCAAAAATGCCGAAGGTTTGCACCAGGCGCATCCATTCGGGCATGTCGGGCGGGAAAAACAGCTTGCCCACCACCGCGGCGAAAAACACGAAAATGATGAAGTCGTAGAACTCCAGGGCACTGCCCAGGGCGGACAGCGACAAGGTTTTGTAGTCGCTGCGGGTCAGCGAGCGCGTCAGGGGCGCGGTGGTCATGGGCAGGCTACTCATTAAGGCCGGTACTGACGGGTACAACACCCGTGGGCGGGAAAATATTCCACGCCATGAGCACAGTTAGCGGAAAAAGCCGCGATACAGCCGCGATTTGCCGACCAAATGAGCCGCAGGAGGTCGTCGCGGCGCCAGCGTCCCGATATACTCGGCCCTTGCAAGCGCCAAACCCGCTGTCTTGAGGGGCTGCTGTGCCAAAACGCCGTTGGGTGCCGCCCAGCCGGTTTGGCAGAGTTTCCCTTTAGTACGCCTTACGAGAAACGCATCACGCGGTGTATGTTGGTGCTGAAACGTTTTTCCAGAAGACGGCTATCCACTTGTAATACCCATGAAGCGTTACGGGTCAGAGGCACCCTCGGCATGATCGAACTCGAACAAGAAGATCCTATCCCGCAAGGCGACCTCGCCCTGCAAATCACCGCGCTTCCGCGTGAAACCAATGGTTTTGGCGACATCTTCGGCGGCTGGCTGGTCGCGCAGATGGACCTCGCCGGCACCGCCATGGCCAGCAAGGTTGCGGGCGGACGCGTGGCCACGGTGGCGATTGATCGCATGGCGTTCCTGGTGCCGGTGGCCGTCGGCGCGCAGCTGTCCTTTTAT from Pseudomonas tolaasii NCPPB 2192 includes the following:
- a CDS encoding MFS transporter, with the translated sequence MTTAPLTRSLTRSDYKTLSLSALGSALEFYDFIIFVFFAAVVGKLFFPPDMPEWMRLVQTFGIFAAGYLIRPLGGIVMAHFGDLLGRKKMFSLSIFLMALPTLAIGLLPTYAQVGLLAPVLLLLMRIIQGAAIGGEVPGAWIFVAEHVPAKRIGYAVGVLTVGLNLGILLGSLVATGLNSAYTPEQIADYAWRIPFLLGGVFGLLSVYLRRWLHETPVFAELQQRKALAAEVPLRAVLREHRESIVLSMLLTWLLSAGVVVVILMTPALLQGVYHFPPKVSLQANSLAILALSVGVVAAGWLSDRIGAGRVLVFGCAGMALSCWALYASLAGHPEWLFPLYILTGLFVGTVAAAPFVMVKGFPAAVRFSGLSFSYNLAYAVLGGLSPVFVSLLLKESPMGPAYYVALVCVVGMAVGAYLWKRGR
- a CDS encoding ABC transporter permease subunit yields the protein MQDAGKPLMISLEEQNQVAMRVSDKGQALFFNVDTGAELKRVDLPLPAGASVASIGEDQPGSPLVILGLSNGQSLVFRHTYKVSYPDGKKTITPAVEYPYGETPIVLDDAGRPLEHVALNATDSSLVVAGSAGSHLNVLSLSREENMMTGEVTSEQKRIELPQMTEPVKAIFIDPRQQWLYVINGRALADVFSLRDKSLNGRYKLLEDGASEITASTQLVGGISLIVGNSKGGLAQWFMARDPDGEQRLKQIRTFQMGTTPIVEITAEERRKGFTALDASGKFGVFHSTAHRTLLVDPVVDGQGIFGMSPRANRVIVEAGGKLQPLELDNPHPEVSWSALWSKVWYENYDEPKYVWQSTAANTDFEPKMSLAPLTFGTLKAAFYAMLLAAPLAVAAAIYTAYFMAPSLRRKVKPVIELMEAMPTVILGFFAGLFLAPYVEGHLPGIFSLLMLLPIGILVAGFIFSRLPESLRLRVPDGWESAILIPVILFVGWLSLYMSPYLETWFFGGDMRMWISHDLGITYDQRNALVVGLAMGFAVIPNIYSIAEDAVFSVPRGLTLGSLALGATPWQTMTRVVILTASPGIFSALMIGMGRAVGETMIVLMATGNTPVMEMNLFEGLRTLAANVAVEMPESEVGGSHYRVLFLSALVLLLFTFIMNTLAELIRQRLRKKYSSL
- a CDS encoding MFS transporter; the protein is MSSVPASSAQPSRPLTRNDYKTLSLSALGGALEFYDFIIFVFFATVVGKLFFPVDMPEWLRMMQTFGIFAAGYLARPLGGIIMAHFGDLLGRKKMFTLSIFMMAVPTLIMGLLPTYAQIGLWAPVLLLLMRIIQGAAIGGEVPGAWVFVSEHVPPRHIGYACGTLTSGLTAGILLGSLVATAINTLYSPEQVSDYAWRIPFLLGGVFGLLSVYLRRWLHETPIFAEMQQRKALAAELPLRAVLRDHRGAIVLSMLLTWLLSAGVVVVILMTPTVLQTIYHFSPTVSLQANSLAIVTLSLGCIASGALADRFGAGRVLVIGCLLLLATSWTLYHSLLDHPSWLFPLYTLTGLFVGVIGVVPYVMVKAFPPVVRFSGLSFSYNVAYAVFGGLTPLAVSLLMKESPMGPAYYVAVLCVMGTLVGAYLWKRAR
- a CDS encoding acyl-CoA thioesterase, whose protein sequence is MIELEQEDPIPQGDLALQITALPRETNGFGDIFGGWLVAQMDLAGTAMASKVAGGRVATVAIDRMAFLVPVAVGAQLSFYTQALEIGRSSIQMMVEVWSDDPLSSEWRKVTEAVFVFVAIDGSGRTRSVPSRAR
- a CDS encoding phosphate ABC transporter substrate-binding protein PstS — translated: MKLKRLMAAMTFVAAGVATAHAVAAGVDPAIPAYAKTTGVSGNLSSVGSDTLANLMTLWAESYKKEYPNVNIQIQAAGSATAPPALTEGTSNLGPMSRKMKDTELAAFEQKYGYKPTAIPVAVDALAVFVHKDNPIQHLTMEQVDAIFSSTRLCGAKADVKTWGDLGVTGDLANKPVQLFGRNSVSGTYGYFKEEALCKGDYKANVNEQPGSASVVQSISSSLNGIGYSGIGYKTASVKTVALAKKGSTDFIEDSEENALNGKYPLSRFLYVYVNKAPNKPLAPLEAEFVKLVLSKQGQEVVVKDGYIPLPAKVAAKALADLGLKEGN